Proteins encoded together in one Rossellomorea sp. y25 window:
- a CDS encoding LysR family transcriptional regulator substrate-binding protein — translation MSVEIHTGHNQQIIEMLYDGSVKMGFITHPYFNTDLNKYWIWRAPLKLAAHYAHPLVNMMKNKTLSIIDVFLGSKPFIVVDWNHESIHWPKAQLQPGTDYIELPPLTALDFLENGIGVALLTEDIISKSDTIVELEVEEFPGVSREIAVVGLVSAESLPTSYNTFLKLLTKYVSKEEYQFFEEG, via the coding sequence ATTTCAGTTGAAATCCACACTGGACATAACCAACAAATCATTGAAATGCTTTATGACGGTTCCGTTAAGATGGGATTTATAACACATCCATACTTTAATACAGACTTGAATAAATATTGGATTTGGCGGGCACCTCTAAAACTTGCAGCTCATTACGCTCATCCGCTAGTTAATATGATGAAGAATAAAACTCTCTCTATTATAGATGTATTCCTGGGTAGTAAGCCTTTTATTGTGGTTGATTGGAATCACGAAAGCATTCATTGGCCAAAAGCACAGTTGCAACCTGGAACAGACTATATCGAACTACCGCCTTTAACCGCATTGGATTTTTTGGAAAATGGAATAGGGGTTGCTTTATTAACAGAAGACATAATCTCAAAATCCGATACTATTGTTGAATTAGAAGTCGAAGAATTCCCAGGAGTAAGCAGGGAAATAGCAGTCGTCGGTTTAGTCTCAGCAGAATCATTACCAACTTCATATAATACTTTCTTAAAACTTTTAACAAAATACGTATCCAAGGAAGAATATCAATTTTTTGAAGAAGGATAA
- a CDS encoding GNAT family N-acetyltransferase, whose translation MNTNSVKIVELNTDNWYDCCQLEICEDQQAFIESNAVSIAQSKFEHTLKPFAICFDHQVVGFLMYNSVPEELDAHWVYRIMVDKNYQGMGIGKAATILMMAEMTKTLDATKIVVGYHPDNKGAHRLYASLGFIDQGDRFGREMAVVKDLKI comes from the coding sequence ATGAATACAAACAGTGTTAAAATAGTAGAATTAAACACAGATAATTGGTACGATTGCTGTCAGTTAGAAATATGTGAGGATCAGCAGGCTTTCATCGAGTCAAATGCGGTATCAATTGCACAATCAAAATTCGAGCATACCTTAAAACCATTTGCCATCTGTTTTGATCATCAAGTGGTTGGATTTTTAATGTACAACTCAGTACCAGAAGAACTCGATGCTCACTGGGTTTACAGAATCATGGTGGATAAAAACTATCAAGGGATGGGAATCGGTAAGGCGGCAACTATCCTGATGATGGCTGAAATGACTAAAACCCTTGATGCAACTAAGATTGTTGTGGGGTATCACCCTGATAATAAAGGTGCCCATCGATTATATGCCAGTCTGGGATTTATTGACCAAGGAGATAGATTTGGCAGGGAAATGGCTGTTGTGAAGGATTTGAAAATCTAA
- a CDS encoding VOC family protein, giving the protein MISKVGQIMVYVNNQDEAVNFWIEKVGFTVIAEEGNGQGMRWIEIAPSKDAETSIVLHNKELIAQMEPELNLGTPSLMLFSNNLDELYNSLSNKNITVGEIVEMPSGRVFNFADHEGNYFAVMEKSN; this is encoded by the coding sequence ATGATCAGCAAAGTCGGTCAAATTATGGTGTACGTGAATAACCAGGATGAAGCCGTGAATTTTTGGATTGAAAAAGTAGGTTTCACTGTCATAGCGGAAGAAGGTAATGGTCAAGGAATGAGGTGGATTGAAATTGCTCCCTCTAAAGATGCGGAAACAAGTATTGTTCTCCATAATAAGGAATTAATCGCTCAAATGGAGCCTGAATTAAATCTTGGCACGCCTTCCTTAATGCTGTTCTCAAACAATCTGGATGAATTATATAATAGCTTATCAAATAAAAATATAACAGTCGGAGAAATAGTGGAAATGCCTTCTGGAAGAGTGTTCAACTTTGCAGACCATGAAGGTAATTACTTTGCGGTTATGGAGAAAAGTAACTAG
- a CDS encoding class I SAM-dependent methyltransferase — MKKRLIALVDEQYRTPKGLLGVYFGEKMVHQHRIETLWTLELLKLKDNDCVLELGCGAGYAVNKALRDSNVNKVVGFDLSQTALASARFRNRVNINNSRAEFVFGNVKSLPFQDLMYSKVYSIQSVYFWDSFQDSINEIYRVLKPGGSLIITLSDGKNGIPWTNIQRMILEELIPIMKVRGFKNIDLLEGPLSRGYNTVAIVANKQI, encoded by the coding sequence ATGAAAAAACGACTAATTGCTCTGGTTGATGAACAATATAGAACACCGAAGGGTTTACTCGGAGTTTATTTTGGTGAAAAAATGGTTCATCAACATAGAATTGAGACATTGTGGACGTTGGAATTGCTTAAATTGAAGGATAACGATTGTGTATTGGAACTTGGCTGTGGTGCTGGATATGCCGTGAATAAGGCATTAAGGGATTCAAACGTTAACAAAGTAGTCGGTTTTGATTTATCCCAGACCGCACTTGCATCCGCAAGATTTCGAAATAGAGTAAACATAAACAATAGTCGTGCAGAATTTGTGTTTGGAAATGTTAAAAGTCTTCCTTTTCAAGACTTGATGTATTCCAAGGTCTATAGCATTCAATCAGTTTACTTTTGGGACTCTTTCCAAGACTCAATCAATGAAATATATCGAGTGTTGAAACCAGGAGGTTCCTTGATCATTACTTTAAGTGACGGTAAAAACGGTATACCTTGGACGAATATTCAAAGAATGATATTAGAAGAACTTATCCCTATTATGAAAGTCAGGGGATTTAAAAATATTGATTTATTAGAAGGACCCCTTTCCAGAGGGTATAATACCGTTGCAATTGTGGCGAATAAACAAATTTAA
- a CDS encoding NUDIX domain-containing protein, whose translation MPIRNSAKAIIMKDNKILLTKNKDENEFFYLFPGGGQEHGETLHEALKRECIEEIGSEVEIGELVHIREYIGKNHEHASFDYDVHQMEFYFKCTLMNSEEKDPIPTNPDSHQVGVEWIDLNELMQYRLYPKRIIDYLGNDQNSLIYLGDIN comes from the coding sequence ATGCCGATTCGAAATTCTGCAAAAGCGATCATCATGAAAGATAACAAAATCCTGCTAACCAAAAACAAAGACGAAAATGAATTCTTTTATCTCTTTCCAGGAGGTGGGCAGGAACACGGTGAAACGCTTCATGAAGCTTTAAAGAGAGAATGTATCGAGGAGATTGGAAGTGAAGTGGAGATAGGAGAACTCGTACATATTCGGGAGTATATCGGCAAGAACCATGAGCATGCTTCATTTGACTATGATGTTCATCAAATGGAATTTTATTTTAAGTGTACCTTAATGAATTCAGAAGAAAAGGATCCGATTCCAACAAATCCCGATAGCCATCAAGTGGGTGTCGAATGGATTGATTTGAATGAGCTGATGCAGTATAGGTTGTACCCTAAAAGGATCATTGACTATCTTGGTAACGATCAAAATTCATTAATATATCTTGGAGATATCAACTAA
- a CDS encoding helix-turn-helix transcriptional regulator: protein MKDIKKLCNSINNCFVRDDSHTGKLHMGEIVHILRVKSQLTQEELAQKANVCAQTIKRLEGGKGKVSDITCRSIFEALGVKITLLTELLDK from the coding sequence ATGAAGGACATAAAGAAACTGTGTAACTCCATAAATAATTGTTTTGTAAGAGATGACTCTCATACTGGCAAATTACATATGGGTGAAATCGTTCACATTCTGCGTGTGAAATCTCAATTAACACAAGAAGAATTAGCTCAGAAAGCAAACGTGTGTGCTCAAACGATTAAAAGACTTGAAGGAGGAAAGGGAAAAGTAAGTGACATCACTTGTCGATCCATATTTGAAGCACTTGGAGTGAAAATTACTTTATTAACAGAGCTTTTAGATAAATAA
- a CDS encoding LysR family transcriptional regulator, with translation MDLNQLQAFDHVVRLGSISKAARYLDLSQPTITLRIQGLEKKVGGPLFTRVGRTVELSELGKGFLPYARQALESLQKGVERVQSIRDGKVGHVMIGTLPTFTTGIFSSFIQKAHA, from the coding sequence ATGGACCTTAATCAATTACAGGCATTCGATCATGTGGTAAGGCTCGGAAGTATCAGCAAGGCTGCGCGGTATCTCGATCTTTCTCAACCGACTATCACACTAAGAATACAGGGCTTAGAGAAGAAAGTAGGGGGCCCGCTTTTCACTCGAGTTGGAAGAACGGTTGAATTAAGTGAATTAGGAAAAGGATTTCTACCTTATGCTAGACAAGCGTTAGAATCTCTTCAAAAAGGGGTGGAAAGAGTACAGTCTATTCGAGATGGAAAGGTAGGGCACGTAATGATAGGGACTCTTCCAACCTTCACGACAGGTATATTTTCTTCATTTATACAGAAAGCACATGCATAA
- a CDS encoding MFS transporter gives MRFRDFHKNIKIRIIETFMSRFIGSMIFPFMSIYLAVHFGAKVAGLLLLINVFVGIGINFLGGYFADQFGRKKIMLFAETLRFLAFLTMMVCNSPWFESAPITFSMMTINSICWGLAGPANQAMMIDVSTPPQRKLMYSITYWANNLSIAIGGIIGAFLFKDYLFELFLALSVASAAITASLVAFFISESYAPVNSELTPSQHVKQLISNYGKVMHDKLFVLFTIAGILILSMEFQLTNYIGIRLTEEMPSQQFLLWQIDGVQTMGILRSENTILVVILMLFVTRIPHSLQDKTVLVWSCFLFTVGYASLAYSNNLFILFLMMSILTIGEVFRVPVEQSYMAAIPPDDARSSYMAFNGLKFNLSMLIASVTVTLGAILPSSIMAGIILAIGLVGTLILKIISPELDRRKEGVELKQQADAAKVG, from the coding sequence ATGAGATTTAGAGATTTCCATAAAAATATAAAAATACGCATAATTGAAACATTTATGAGCCGTTTTATTGGGAGTATGATTTTCCCGTTTATGTCCATCTACTTAGCTGTTCACTTTGGAGCGAAGGTGGCCGGGCTTCTACTTCTGATCAACGTGTTTGTTGGAATAGGAATCAATTTTCTTGGAGGGTACTTTGCAGATCAATTTGGTCGGAAGAAGATCATGTTATTTGCAGAGACACTCAGGTTTCTAGCCTTTCTAACCATGATGGTTTGTAATTCTCCATGGTTTGAATCTGCACCGATCACCTTTAGCATGATGACGATTAACAGCATTTGTTGGGGACTCGCTGGACCAGCTAATCAGGCAATGATGATTGATGTAAGTACACCCCCTCAACGAAAGCTGATGTATTCGATTACGTATTGGGCAAATAACCTGTCCATCGCGATCGGTGGAATCATTGGTGCCTTCTTATTTAAAGATTACCTGTTCGAGCTGTTCCTTGCCCTAAGTGTAGCATCTGCTGCCATAACCGCTTCATTGGTTGCCTTCTTTATTAGTGAAAGCTATGCACCAGTGAATTCTGAGCTGACACCTTCCCAACACGTTAAGCAATTAATATCAAACTACGGGAAAGTAATGCATGACAAGCTATTTGTCCTCTTTACGATCGCAGGCATTCTTATTCTATCAATGGAGTTCCAGCTAACCAATTATATCGGAATTCGATTAACCGAAGAAATGCCCTCTCAACAATTCCTTTTATGGCAAATTGACGGAGTACAGACGATGGGAATTCTCAGAAGTGAAAATACGATTCTAGTCGTAATTCTCATGTTGTTTGTGACAAGGATCCCACACTCGTTACAAGACAAAACTGTTTTAGTTTGGAGCTGCTTCCTATTCACGGTTGGGTATGCTTCTCTCGCTTATTCCAATAATTTATTTATCCTGTTCCTGATGATGAGCATTCTAACGATTGGAGAAGTATTCCGAGTGCCTGTCGAACAATCTTATATGGCTGCCATTCCACCTGACGATGCCCGTAGTTCTTATATGGCCTTCAATGGATTGAAGTTTAACTTATCCATGCTGATTGCCTCTGTGACGGTCACGCTTGGTGCAATACTACCATCAAGCATCATGGCGGGAATCATCCTTGCAATCGGTCTTGTCGGGACACTCATATTAAAGATCATTTCACCTGAATTGGATAGAAGAAAAGAAGGTGTGGAGTTGAAACAACAGGCTGATGCTGCGAAAGTAGGTTAA
- a CDS encoding GNAT family N-acetyltransferase — MMIIKNLVSLEFYNENHHIRLTDYHLSEEQLQYTSLPLPAIAKCNEETERYPIVILYKGEPAGFFVLHGWDGVKAYWDNQDAILIRAYSINPKFQGKGIASESLKALDPFINQHFLNKKEIILAVNHQNVQAQHVYKKAGFHDTGIRVIGRNGEMFIMHKILE; from the coding sequence ATGATGATCATCAAAAATCTTGTCTCACTTGAATTCTACAATGAAAATCATCATATTCGATTAACAGACTATCACCTATCTGAAGAACAGCTTCAATACACTTCGTTGCCGTTACCTGCAATTGCTAAGTGCAATGAAGAAACAGAAAGATACCCGATCGTTATTCTTTATAAGGGGGAACCTGCTGGTTTCTTTGTGCTCCATGGTTGGGATGGAGTTAAAGCATACTGGGATAACCAGGATGCCATCTTAATCAGAGCTTATTCAATTAACCCGAAATTTCAAGGCAAAGGGATTGCTTCTGAATCACTAAAAGCACTTGATCCTTTCATAAATCAACACTTCCTTAACAAAAAAGAAATAATATTAGCTGTCAATCATCAGAATGTTCAGGCTCAGCATGTATATAAAAAAGCAGGATTTCATGATACAGGGATAAGAGTGATAGGCAGGAATGGGGAGATGTTTATTATGCATAAGATACTGGAATAG
- a CDS encoding sigma-70 family RNA polymerase sigma factor: MEPFEELHAKYDLMIHKLIHSLHIYKNKSEYYQTGLIALWEAHENFDPEKGAFPAYAYSFVRGRLLSQLTSEYRNEEKSIFKEADFFEIIEDEQANVQLAHEVLLSYCHGLTENQRKWVLYTCMHMLTVSEIAKAENVSISAVKKWRKGAKEKIQGMLDIKDY; the protein is encoded by the coding sequence ATGGAACCATTTGAAGAGCTTCATGCAAAATATGATTTAATGATTCATAAATTGATTCATTCTTTGCACATATACAAAAATAAGTCTGAATATTATCAAACCGGACTCATAGCTCTTTGGGAGGCCCATGAAAATTTTGATCCTGAAAAGGGTGCCTTCCCAGCTTATGCTTATTCATTTGTACGCGGAAGATTATTATCTCAATTAACCAGTGAATATCGGAATGAAGAGAAAAGTATTTTCAAAGAGGCGGACTTTTTTGAGATTATCGAGGATGAGCAAGCGAATGTTCAGCTGGCCCATGAAGTGCTTCTCTCCTACTGTCATGGTTTAACTGAAAATCAGAGAAAATGGGTGTTGTATACATGTATGCATATGTTGACCGTTAGTGAAATTGCCAAGGCAGAAAATGTATCGATTTCCGCTGTAAAAAAGTGGCGAAAGGGAGCGAAGGAGAAGATTCAGGGAATGCTGGATATAAAAGATTACTAA
- a CDS encoding VOC family protein, with protein sequence MIKSPIKNKVKLVFIPVSNIEKSKEWYSKMLGIDEGKEHFDHLFVADMDGAGMILDTMPMWRDETGKLPRLNFPAIQFATDDIHESYQFMKDNGVELVTAIENNQYFVFKDPDGNLLMVCK encoded by the coding sequence ATGATAAAAAGCCCTATAAAGAACAAAGTGAAATTGGTGTTTATTCCTGTAAGTAATATAGAAAAGTCTAAAGAATGGTACTCCAAAATGCTCGGAATTGATGAGGGAAAAGAACATTTCGATCATCTATTTGTAGCCGATATGGATGGGGCTGGTATGATCCTTGACACCATGCCCATGTGGAGAGACGAAACTGGTAAACTTCCAAGGCTGAATTTCCCGGCCATTCAATTTGCTACGGACGATATTCATGAATCGTATCAATTTATGAAAGACAACGGTGTGGAATTGGTAACGGCTATTGAAAATAATCAGTACTTCGTGTTTAAAGATCCTGATGGGAATTTGCTGATGGTTTGTAAGTAG
- a CDS encoding HAD-IA family hydrolase, with amino-acid sequence MIQAAIFDLDGTLLNRDASVYEFISNQYERLDKWLRHIPKESYITRFIELDKRGYVWKDEVYKRLIEEFTIPELTWEGLLEDYISEFKHSCVPFPHLHNMLDELKKKNIKLGMITNGFGQFQMDNILALEIKAYFDEILVSEWEGLKKPDPKIFKRALVRLNLKPHECIFIGDHPEYDVYGAQKVGMKGIWKKDPHLSHAESADGVIDDLMELPEYIDHLNNNRR; translated from the coding sequence ATGATCCAAGCGGCCATCTTCGATCTGGACGGAACCCTGCTGAACAGAGACGCCTCTGTATATGAATTCATCAGTAACCAATATGAACGCCTGGATAAATGGCTAAGACATATCCCGAAAGAATCGTACATAACCAGATTCATTGAATTAGACAAGCGCGGATACGTCTGGAAAGATGAGGTGTACAAGCGGCTTATCGAGGAATTCACCATCCCTGAATTAACCTGGGAAGGACTGCTTGAGGATTACATCAGTGAATTTAAGCATAGCTGTGTACCTTTTCCACATTTACATAATATGTTGGATGAATTAAAAAAGAAAAATATCAAACTCGGAATGATCACAAATGGCTTTGGTCAGTTTCAAATGGACAACATCCTAGCTCTTGAAATAAAAGCTTACTTTGACGAAATTCTTGTTTCAGAATGGGAAGGCTTGAAAAAGCCTGACCCAAAAATTTTTAAGCGGGCATTAGTAAGGTTGAATTTAAAACCTCATGAATGCATCTTTATCGGGGATCACCCTGAATATGATGTGTATGGTGCTCAAAAGGTGGGGATGAAAGGTATCTGGAAGAAAGACCCTCACTTAAGCCATGCGGAATCAGCAGATGGGGTGATTGATGATTTGATGGAGTTGCCGGAATATATTGATCATCTAAATAACAATAGAAGGTGA
- a CDS encoding pentapeptide repeat-containing protein produces MTKNFKMEAPKIPARLESANFQDVYYEEDPFLSNCRIETARLDQEEIDQLVLSKIVFKNVSFIGASFPRVDMTDVVFENCDLSNANFREGIIHRVTFKECKLMGVDFSETNLVNVTFDECLANMTDFVEARLKQVKFIQSSLQHANYADCKLVKVKFDLCDLNEIEFTQTILKGIDISTCTYTRINVSPENLFGCEVSPEQAIGFASLLGLKVRE; encoded by the coding sequence ATGACAAAAAATTTCAAAATGGAAGCTCCTAAAATCCCAGCTCGATTGGAATCAGCTAATTTTCAAGATGTATATTATGAAGAAGATCCATTTCTATCTAATTGCAGGATAGAAACTGCAAGGCTTGATCAAGAAGAAATCGATCAGCTCGTTTTATCTAAAATTGTCTTCAAAAATGTGTCTTTCATAGGTGCGTCTTTTCCAAGAGTGGATATGACCGATGTCGTGTTTGAGAACTGCGATCTATCAAATGCAAACTTCCGTGAGGGGATCATACATCGAGTGACGTTCAAAGAATGCAAGTTAATGGGGGTTGATTTTTCTGAAACCAATCTGGTGAATGTCACTTTTGATGAATGCCTTGCGAATATGACTGACTTTGTCGAAGCACGTTTAAAACAGGTGAAGTTCATTCAAAGCTCCTTGCAGCATGCAAACTATGCAGACTGCAAGCTTGTGAAAGTGAAATTTGATCTATGCGATCTGAATGAGATTGAATTTACTCAAACAATACTTAAAGGAATTGATATAAGTACTTGTACATATACACGAATCAATGTTTCACCTGAAAACTTGTTTGGTTGTGAGGTTTCACCTGAGCAGGCCATTGGGTTTGCAAGTTTGTTGGGGTTGAAGGTGAGAGAATAA
- a CDS encoding GNAT family N-acetyltransferase encodes MKVIETKRLILRWVEIRDAEFIMKLLNEPGWLQYIGDKGIRTLDDAMDYIMNGPRAMYEREGFGLFLTEHKEEKAPIGLCGLIKREGLEDVDIGFAFLSHYQSQGYAYEAATGTLEFAKKLGIKRLAAITTKDNDSSSRLLEKLGMHHEGYVTLPNDTEELKKYGLDT; translated from the coding sequence ATGAAAGTAATAGAAACAAAAAGACTCATCCTCCGATGGGTAGAAATCAGAGATGCTGAATTCATTATGAAATTACTAAATGAACCTGGATGGCTGCAGTACATAGGTGACAAGGGGATTCGTACACTGGATGATGCCATGGACTATATTATGAATGGACCGAGAGCAATGTATGAGCGGGAAGGATTCGGGCTATTCTTGACGGAACACAAGGAAGAGAAGGCTCCGATTGGCTTGTGCGGGTTAATTAAACGGGAAGGTCTTGAAGATGTGGATATCGGTTTTGCATTTCTCTCACACTATCAATCACAGGGATATGCCTATGAAGCCGCGACGGGTACATTGGAATTTGCCAAGAAACTAGGTATAAAACGACTCGCAGCGATCACGACGAAGGACAATGATTCGTCTTCTAGATTGTTAGAAAAACTGGGTATGCACCATGAAGGTTACGTGACTCTTCCAAATGATACAGAAGAACTGAAAAAATATGGTTTAGACACCTAG
- a CDS encoding serine hydrolase domain-containing protein, translating to MIDHSILENTVHSLCEKHQLPGMSVCLTDSTGEDHLIAVGVRQSESYLQLEPDDHQRVGSITKIFISTLILKLQENRQLSLDQTVESILPGTLAHGSRITVRHLLQHRSGLKDYIWVDVAGTKSIQHAVSSLQDIFPPRSLVRLIANHDLEVEPGTEYHYSNTGYIVLGMIVEKLSGKSIEDVIDQWIIQPLQLKRTYFPLTNELRHPFATGHSKATPDMTELSEEVTEINKLNISITWTAGALVSTPFEIQTFMKAVLNGTLLSEESRKEMLHFHETDDTMQSYGLGLQQFTFANGVQAVGHQGVIHGYESVTLYYPDHEVLLTVIVNQMPVGVVSIAGQLYREVFECDK from the coding sequence TTGATAGATCACAGTATTCTTGAAAATACGGTCCACTCACTATGTGAGAAACACCAGCTTCCCGGCATGTCAGTTTGTTTGACTGATTCAACTGGTGAGGACCATTTAATAGCAGTTGGAGTTCGACAATCCGAGTCATATTTACAGTTGGAGCCTGATGATCACCAACGTGTGGGAAGCATTACAAAAATTTTTATCAGCACGCTTATTTTGAAACTACAGGAAAATAGACAACTCTCACTTGACCAAACGGTGGAATCCATCTTACCAGGTACCCTCGCCCATGGCAGTCGAATAACCGTACGTCATTTGCTTCAACATAGAAGTGGTTTAAAGGATTACATCTGGGTGGATGTTGCAGGAACGAAATCTATCCAACATGCCGTTTCCAGTCTTCAAGATATCTTTCCACCTCGAAGTCTCGTTAGACTGATTGCCAACCATGATCTCGAAGTTGAACCCGGCACTGAATATCACTACTCCAATACAGGATATATCGTGCTTGGTATGATTGTGGAAAAATTATCAGGGAAGTCAATTGAAGACGTAATCGATCAATGGATTATCCAACCGCTTCAACTAAAAAGGACGTATTTTCCTCTAACGAATGAACTAAGACATCCATTTGCGACTGGTCATTCTAAAGCAACTCCAGATATGACAGAGCTTTCTGAAGAAGTGACAGAAATAAATAAACTCAATATATCCATCACTTGGACTGCAGGAGCTCTTGTTTCTACCCCTTTTGAAATACAAACGTTTATGAAGGCTGTTCTCAATGGCACGCTTTTATCAGAGGAATCTAGGAAAGAGATGCTGCATTTTCACGAAACCGATGATACGATGCAATCCTATGGACTCGGGTTGCAACAATTTACATTTGCTAATGGGGTACAAGCAGTTGGTCATCAGGGTGTAATTCATGGATACGAATCAGTGACACTCTATTATCCTGATCATGAAGTGCTTTTGACCGTAATCGTAAATCAGATGCCAGTTGGGGTTGTTTCGATTGCGGGTCAGTTGTATCGAGAAGTTTTTGAGTGTGATAAATAA